The following proteins come from a genomic window of Crateriforma spongiae:
- a CDS encoding MGH1-like glycoside hydrolase domain-containing protein, translating into MNDSPTSTTVEHQRLSENESRQKNWKRWGPYLSERQWGTVREDYSAGGDAWDDFTHDQSRSRAYRWGEDGLLGFSDRQCRLCFALALWNGNDSILKERLYGLTGPQGNHGEDVKEVYYYLDSTPTHSYCKASYRYPQAAYPYELLQTQNARRTLDEGEYELHHTGVFDDDRFFDVQAEYAKAGPDDIMVRITITNHGPEAHPIWVLPTLWFRNTWVWGCRHEGCSLKPRIEKVDGNAVRTQHEFLQPFRCEFGDHPDGNQVPLLFTDNETNQELLFGEENFTPYVKDAFHRYVINGQTDAVQPRHYGTKVAGMYAMTIPAGQSKQFTVRLYDPDAAGADSVSVPETFDRRIDEANAFYDAVLPDGLEDDERSVCRQAYAGLLWSKQFYHYIVNDWLKGDRDVAVPPAQRLSGRNSRWRHLYARDILSMPDKWEYPWFAAWDLAFHMIPMARIDPEFAKRQLTVMLREWYMHPNGQIPAYEYYFDDVNPPVHAWACLRVYQETVRQGCPDRTFLATSFQRLLMNFTWWVNQVDDNGDNVFAGGFLGLDNIGVFDRSKGLPHGTQLEQADGTAWMAFYCGTMLSISLELARDDDSYAELASKFLDHFIRIIDAINTIDGDGLWDEEDQFYYDSLHVDGRQVALKVRSLVGLIPLIAVQIIDQGLVEQLPVFKDKLDWFLKYRHHLAKNIHWASEGCSGESMLLSIASKERLQAVVDVMMKETEFLSDFGIRSLSRCHAQRPFELELRGETHRVAYVPGESDSWMFGGNSNWRGPVWLPVNYLLIEALRRYHQFYGDQIQIDAPDGSGTKMNLCQAADEINRRLTRLVLRPGDGAVRPSMAGNVPSGENPLWNDTLLFYEYFHGDTGQGLGASHQTGWTSLVATCLERAAVAPKT; encoded by the coding sequence ATGAATGATTCGCCGACATCGACGACCGTTGAACACCAACGGCTGAGTGAGAATGAATCCCGCCAAAAGAATTGGAAACGCTGGGGGCCCTACTTGTCGGAACGCCAGTGGGGCACCGTTCGCGAAGACTATTCGGCCGGTGGTGATGCCTGGGACGATTTCACGCATGACCAATCACGCAGCCGCGCCTATCGTTGGGGTGAAGACGGACTGCTGGGATTTTCCGATCGACAATGTCGACTGTGTTTCGCTTTGGCGCTTTGGAATGGCAACGATTCCATTTTGAAGGAACGTCTGTACGGGCTGACCGGCCCACAGGGCAATCACGGCGAAGACGTGAAGGAAGTCTATTACTATTTGGATTCGACTCCCACACACAGCTACTGCAAGGCATCGTATCGGTACCCCCAAGCCGCGTATCCCTATGAGTTGTTACAGACGCAAAACGCCCGGCGGACGTTGGACGAGGGAGAATACGAGCTTCACCATACCGGGGTGTTTGATGACGACCGCTTTTTTGATGTCCAGGCGGAATACGCCAAGGCCGGCCCGGACGACATCATGGTTCGCATCACCATTACCAATCATGGCCCCGAGGCTCATCCGATCTGGGTGTTGCCCACGTTGTGGTTTCGCAACACATGGGTCTGGGGATGCCGTCACGAAGGCTGTTCGTTAAAGCCGCGTATTGAAAAGGTCGATGGCAACGCGGTGCGGACGCAACACGAGTTCCTGCAGCCGTTTCGATGCGAATTCGGTGATCATCCTGATGGCAATCAGGTGCCGTTGTTGTTCACCGACAACGAAACAAACCAAGAATTGCTATTCGGTGAAGAAAACTTTACGCCGTATGTCAAAGACGCCTTTCATCGCTATGTGATCAATGGCCAAACCGACGCAGTACAGCCGCGTCACTATGGCACCAAGGTCGCCGGCATGTACGCGATGACGATTCCCGCCGGACAGTCCAAACAATTCACCGTGCGGTTGTACGATCCGGACGCCGCCGGTGCGGATTCCGTTTCAGTGCCAGAAACCTTTGACCGTCGTATCGATGAAGCCAATGCATTTTATGACGCGGTACTGCCCGACGGCTTGGAAGACGACGAACGAAGCGTTTGTCGCCAGGCCTACGCAGGATTGTTGTGGAGCAAGCAGTTTTATCACTACATCGTCAACGATTGGTTGAAAGGCGATCGTGATGTTGCGGTGCCACCGGCGCAACGCCTGTCCGGTCGAAACAGTCGGTGGCGACATCTGTATGCCAGAGACATTTTGTCGATGCCCGACAAGTGGGAATACCCTTGGTTTGCCGCCTGGGATTTGGCGTTTCATATGATTCCGATGGCTCGGATCGACCCCGAGTTCGCCAAGCGTCAGCTGACCGTGATGCTAAGAGAATGGTACATGCATCCCAACGGCCAAATCCCGGCCTATGAATACTATTTCGATGACGTGAACCCGCCGGTGCATGCTTGGGCGTGTTTGCGGGTCTATCAGGAAACCGTTCGGCAGGGCTGTCCCGATCGCACTTTTCTGGCGACGTCGTTCCAGCGTCTGTTGATGAACTTCACCTGGTGGGTGAACCAAGTCGACGACAACGGCGATAACGTGTTCGCCGGAGGCTTTTTGGGATTGGACAACATCGGCGTCTTTGACCGCAGCAAGGGGTTGCCGCACGGGACCCAGTTGGAACAAGCCGATGGAACCGCATGGATGGCGTTCTACTGTGGAACGATGTTGTCGATCAGCTTGGAATTGGCTCGTGACGATGATTCGTATGCCGAACTTGCGTCCAAATTTTTGGATCACTTTATTCGCATCATCGACGCGATCAACACGATTGATGGCGACGGTCTATGGGACGAAGAAGACCAGTTTTACTACGACAGTCTGCACGTCGATGGGCGTCAGGTTGCGCTGAAGGTTCGGTCACTGGTCGGACTGATTCCGCTGATCGCGGTGCAGATCATTGATCAGGGGCTGGTCGAACAGTTGCCCGTGTTCAAGGACAAGCTGGATTGGTTTTTGAAATACCGACATCACTTGGCAAAGAATATTCACTGGGCCAGTGAAGGCTGTAGTGGCGAATCAATGCTGTTGTCCATCGCTTCAAAAGAACGCCTGCAAGCGGTCGTTGATGTGATGATGAAGGAAACGGAGTTCCTGTCAGATTTTGGCATCCGTTCGCTATCACGATGCCACGCCCAGCGGCCTTTCGAGTTGGAATTGCGTGGCGAAACGCATCGTGTCGCCTATGTGCCCGGCGAATCGGACAGTTGGATGTTCGGCGGAAATTCCAACTGGCGAGGGCCCGTTTGGTTGCCGGTCAACTATTTGTTGATCGAAGCCTTGCGGCGGTACCACCAGTTTTACGGTGACCAGATTCAAATCGATGCGCCCGACGGCTCGGGGACCAAAATGAACCTTTGCCAGGCGGCCGACGAGATCAACCGGCGTCTGACGCGACTGGTTCTGCGTCCAGGCGACGGGGCGGTCCGGCCATCGATGGCGGGCAACGTGCCGAGCGGGGAAAACCCGCTTTGGAACGACACGTTGTTGTTCTACGAATACTTCCACGGCGATACCGGTCAGGGTCTGGGGGCCAGCCACCAGACCGGTTGGACGTCATTGGTGGCGACGTGCTTGGAACGCGCCGCGGTGGCGCCCAAAACGTAG
- the aroH gene encoding chorismate mutase: MTVCRGVRGAITVQQDTRDEVLSATRQLLALMIRRNGIDAADVASAIFTVTRDIESEFPALAARQLGWLEVPLLCGYEVSVDGSLPRCIRVLIHWNTDLPQADINHVYVRDAVRLRPDLNVLPPVDFEELERWISEHLCEDQSTAKAVPASQDPASPGSDVKGASGA; this comes from the coding sequence ATGACTGTTTGCCGTGGAGTCCGAGGGGCGATTACGGTCCAGCAGGACACTCGTGATGAGGTCCTGTCGGCGACCCGCCAGCTGTTGGCGCTGATGATCCGACGCAACGGCATCGATGCGGCCGACGTTGCCAGCGCCATTTTCACGGTCACGCGCGATATCGAAAGTGAGTTTCCCGCGCTGGCGGCGCGACAGTTGGGATGGCTGGAAGTGCCATTGTTGTGCGGTTACGAAGTTTCCGTCGACGGTTCGCTGCCACGGTGCATTCGCGTGCTGATCCATTGGAACACCGACCTTCCACAAGCCGACATCAACCACGTGTATGTCCGCGATGCGGTCCGGTTGCGTCCCGATTTGAATGTTCTGCCGCCGGTGGACTTCGAAGAACTGGAAAGGTGGATCAGCGAACATCTGTGTGAAGACCAGTCGACGGCTAAGGCTGTTCCGGCATCCCAGGATCCCGCGTCTCCCGGAAGCGACGTGAAGGGAGCATCCGGTGCCTAG
- a CDS encoding TetR/AcrR family transcriptional regulator, translating into MDVLTPKQIEIRQRESRILAAALPMIRRGGVSAVSMDAIAKKIRYTRGTVYNHFPNKEDIVLSLAARASARRVELFKYGVTLGKASREKIAAIGIACEVYVHELPDDFSVEQVIRHDSVWQKTSAGRRDVLMQCENECIGVVGAVIETAIEQGDLQLPRGKQVADVVMGLWSLTYGGHVLAATSPSLSEIGIHDPDQAIRRNCNAMLDGIGWQPLFDSSRYNRYVKRILPLMRQKADELKRQTGLATSTET; encoded by the coding sequence ATGGATGTATTGACCCCCAAGCAGATCGAAATCCGTCAGCGCGAATCTCGGATTTTGGCGGCCGCCCTTCCGATGATCCGACGCGGCGGCGTGTCGGCCGTCAGCATGGATGCGATAGCCAAGAAGATTCGCTACACCCGCGGCACGGTCTACAACCACTTTCCCAACAAAGAAGACATCGTCCTGTCGTTGGCGGCGCGTGCTTCGGCACGGCGGGTCGAACTGTTCAAGTACGGCGTCACGTTGGGCAAGGCATCACGGGAGAAGATCGCCGCGATCGGGATCGCCTGTGAAGTCTACGTTCACGAATTGCCCGACGATTTTTCGGTCGAACAGGTGATCCGTCACGACAGCGTGTGGCAGAAGACGTCCGCCGGGCGACGCGACGTCTTGATGCAATGCGAAAACGAATGCATCGGTGTGGTCGGAGCCGTCATTGAAACGGCGATCGAACAAGGTGATTTGCAATTGCCACGTGGAAAGCAGGTGGCGGATGTCGTCATGGGGTTATGGTCGCTGACCTATGGCGGTCACGTCCTGGCGGCGACCAGTCCGTCGCTTAGCGAAATTGGGATTCACGATCCTGATCAGGCGATTCGTCGTAATTGCAACGCGATGCTGGACGGAATCGGTTGGCAACCATTGTTCGATTCGTCGCGATACAACCGGTATGTCAAACGCATCTTGCCATTGATGCGTCAAAAGGCGGACGAACTGAAACGGCAAACGGGGCTTGCCACTTCCACCGAAACCTAG
- a CDS encoding efflux RND transporter periplasmic adaptor subunit has product MIQRIGLLVFRPSNRPLVAASVITAVGLVALFAAWSLSGGFALQNVAAEPAADVALLYVDVISVGSVKPPEQVSRYRGTVQPRRESLLAFRRSGRIDRVDVHEGDMVRQGDELAMLDVSDLKAERDSLQAQLDVAVAKHAEAVAGPRRQTIAAAAAEVDRLRAEVSAAQSRWQREQVLRSRGAGSDQSFDDAKFAVRRLEAALESATAAHEELAEGTRIEQVQQAKANIDVAKAMLQRIDVDLKDSRILAPFDGSIALRQVDEGTIVGADQPVFRLIESPPLEARFGLPPEIVSTLAVGQTLRTEIDGRRHSAMVLRIHPALDVDTRTQRIDVRFDAADDVLVGQAVTLLIATPQTSGHRSSVRFWVPTTALVRGSRGLWSVLAAVENPAAKFDDSQLQVDRVAGTTKARTQDVEMVPSTIERRDVRVLSTDGPWCEVTGMLHRGDWIVGRGTHRVGPGTRVMAKRTPPLRDPDDSSAKRPKATASETTISDDTEPDGSARCDRSTRSVPASGDDV; this is encoded by the coding sequence ATGATCCAACGAATTGGATTGCTGGTGTTTCGCCCGTCGAATCGCCCGCTGGTCGCCGCATCGGTCATCACGGCCGTTGGATTGGTCGCGTTATTTGCCGCGTGGTCATTGTCGGGCGGCTTTGCGTTGCAAAACGTTGCAGCGGAGCCCGCGGCGGATGTCGCGTTGCTGTATGTCGATGTGATCAGTGTCGGTTCGGTAAAGCCGCCTGAACAAGTATCGCGGTATCGGGGAACCGTCCAGCCGCGTCGTGAAAGCTTGTTAGCATTCCGGCGTAGCGGGCGAATCGACCGAGTCGACGTCCATGAAGGAGACATGGTTCGCCAGGGCGACGAATTGGCGATGCTGGACGTGTCGGATTTGAAAGCCGAGCGGGATAGCCTGCAGGCACAGCTAGACGTTGCGGTCGCCAAGCATGCCGAAGCCGTCGCCGGACCGCGACGCCAGACGATCGCTGCGGCCGCCGCGGAGGTGGATCGGTTGCGTGCGGAAGTTTCCGCGGCGCAGTCTCGTTGGCAACGGGAACAAGTCTTGCGATCCCGTGGTGCTGGTAGCGATCAGAGTTTCGATGATGCGAAATTCGCCGTTCGGCGTTTGGAAGCGGCGTTGGAATCTGCGACGGCGGCCCACGAAGAACTGGCCGAAGGAACACGCATCGAACAGGTTCAGCAAGCAAAGGCAAACATCGACGTTGCCAAAGCCATGCTGCAGCGAATCGACGTCGATCTGAAGGACAGTCGCATTTTGGCTCCGTTTGACGGTTCGATCGCGCTGCGTCAGGTCGATGAAGGGACGATCGTCGGAGCCGATCAGCCCGTGTTCCGACTGATCGAATCGCCGCCGTTGGAAGCCCGCTTTGGATTGCCCCCGGAAATCGTGTCAACGCTGGCGGTTGGGCAGACGTTGCGAACGGAAATCGACGGTCGACGTCACTCCGCAATGGTTTTGCGAATCCATCCGGCATTGGACGTGGACACCCGGACGCAACGAATCGATGTCCGGTTTGACGCGGCCGATGACGTTTTGGTCGGGCAAGCAGTCACATTGTTGATCGCCACCCCGCAGACGTCCGGCCATCGTTCTTCCGTTCGGTTTTGGGTCCCAACAACGGCGCTCGTTCGCGGATCCCGTGGTTTGTGGTCCGTGTTGGCAGCGGTGGAAAACCCCGCCGCGAAATTCGATGACAGTCAACTGCAGGTTGATCGTGTCGCCGGAACGACGAAGGCCCGGACGCAAGATGTCGAAATGGTTCCCAGTACGATCGAACGCCGTGATGTGCGTGTCTTGTCGACTGATGGCCCGTGGTGCGAAGTCACCGGGATGCTTCATCGCGGTGATTGGATCGTCGGTCGGGGGACACATCGCGTGGGGCCGGGGACACGCGTCATGGCGAAACGAACGCCGCCGCTGCGTGATCCGGATGATTCATCAGCCAAGCGTCCGAAAGCCACTGCTTCCGAAACCACGATATCGGACGACACCGAGCCGGACGGATCCGCACGATGCGATCGATCCACGCGGTCGGTCCCGGCATCGGGAGACGACGTATGA
- a CDS encoding efflux RND transporter permease subunit translates to MPDSSWIGSIAFGFYHDSRLAVLILTLIMVAGFSSFAILPRMEDPVLVKRAALITTPLPGADAQRVESQVSEKIENRLRDIEEIKEIRSISRGGISTISVELLDSVTESGTIWSRVRSRLEDSLQDLPPDAGRPQFDELEVRAHALIVGLTWNRDEAPDYRVLRRLAVDLQDVLQNLPGTDTVSRFGDPGEEIEIEIDPARAASLSLTPAAIADQVTAFDVKRSAGQVRRESMELLLEVGNQLDWVDQIRDIPIRQSGDGFVRLGDLATVQMGVPDPPSRLAMLGGRPAVVLGATVRSTYRIDRWTTKAEQALAGFRETIPDGIEIDSVLRQSDYVDQRLQSLASNLLIGAAAISLVIYLLMGWRSAVMVTLTLPLASLMVLFFLRVVGIPIHQMSVTGLIISLGLLIDNAIVIVDEVRGRLRSGQSRIDTMVNSVCHLAIPLLGSTVTTALAFAPIALMPGPAGEFVGSIAISVIFAIFSSLFLALTLIPTIAARWLPKVDPNQDFTHPKQGRLRQIHENGLRADGLASHFQSLLHWLLRRPLRGIAVSIIAPVLGFALFPTLNEQFFPPSDRNQFHITVEGPATNSLSQTQRTAAEIDLVLQQYGMQRVDWFFGESAPQFYYNVISNRKGTSNYAQALVTTRDAGDPVPLIRKLQSELSRRITSSRVLVRQLEQGPPFDAPVEVRVFGPDLQTLRNLGDHYRQLLSTIPEVTYCRLDMNEVLPQVSIGVDGESARLAGLEPNQIARQLFSSLEGRVGGSILQDNEELPIVVRVKDADRGSLNRITSMDLVGQTPDGAVRLVPLDAVADVTLNPETAAIPRLNRRRMNEVAAFVQAGVLPSVVQAQIEQLIAESDVPLPRGYRIEYGGEASKRDDAVGNLFSTVGVLAVLMAATLVMSFGSFRLAAIIASVAALSIGLGLGALEIAGYPFGFMAIIGTMGLIGVAINDSIVVLAAIGANDRAAGGDIDAIVHEVMHCSRHVVATTFTTMVGFAPLILDGGRFWPPMAVCIAGGVAGATLLALVLVPSAYRLVSVKPSPIADAESIPIPMPLRTAGT, encoded by the coding sequence TTGCCAGATTCGTCTTGGATCGGTTCGATCGCGTTCGGTTTCTATCATGATTCGCGGCTGGCGGTGTTGATTTTGACGCTGATCATGGTCGCTGGCTTCAGCAGCTTCGCGATTCTTCCACGAATGGAAGACCCTGTCTTGGTGAAGCGTGCCGCATTAATCACCACACCATTGCCGGGCGCAGACGCGCAGCGTGTGGAAAGTCAGGTTAGCGAGAAGATCGAAAACCGTTTGCGAGACATCGAAGAGATCAAAGAAATTCGATCGATCAGTCGTGGCGGCATCAGCACGATTTCAGTGGAGTTGCTGGATTCGGTCACAGAAAGCGGAACCATTTGGTCGCGCGTACGCAGTCGCCTGGAAGACAGCCTGCAAGACCTTCCGCCCGATGCGGGACGCCCCCAGTTCGATGAACTGGAAGTTCGCGCCCACGCTTTGATCGTCGGGCTGACTTGGAACCGCGACGAAGCACCGGACTACCGGGTGTTGCGACGATTGGCGGTGGACTTACAGGATGTCCTGCAAAACTTGCCCGGAACCGACACGGTGTCTCGTTTCGGCGATCCAGGCGAAGAGATCGAAATCGAAATCGATCCTGCTCGGGCGGCATCTTTGTCACTGACGCCTGCAGCGATCGCGGATCAGGTGACGGCTTTTGACGTGAAGCGGTCCGCGGGCCAGGTCCGTCGTGAATCGATGGAATTGTTGTTGGAGGTCGGCAACCAGTTGGACTGGGTTGATCAGATCAGAGACATTCCGATCCGCCAAAGTGGCGATGGTTTTGTCCGTCTAGGCGATTTGGCGACGGTTCAAATGGGAGTTCCTGATCCGCCATCACGATTGGCGATGCTGGGCGGACGTCCCGCCGTGGTGCTCGGTGCAACCGTTCGATCGACGTATCGGATCGATCGCTGGACAACGAAAGCCGAACAGGCGTTGGCGGGTTTTCGGGAGACGATACCGGATGGGATTGAGATCGATTCGGTGCTGCGGCAATCGGACTATGTCGATCAGCGTCTACAGTCACTGGCCAGCAACCTCTTGATCGGTGCGGCAGCCATCTCTTTGGTGATCTATCTGTTGATGGGTTGGCGTTCGGCGGTGATGGTGACATTGACATTGCCGCTGGCCAGTTTGATGGTCCTGTTTTTCTTGCGTGTGGTTGGCATCCCGATTCATCAGATGTCCGTTACCGGGCTGATCATTTCCTTGGGATTGTTGATCGACAACGCCATCGTGATTGTCGACGAAGTGCGTGGACGATTGCGATCCGGACAAAGTCGAATCGACACGATGGTGAATTCGGTGTGTCATCTGGCGATCCCGCTGTTGGGTTCCACGGTGACAACCGCCTTGGCTTTCGCACCCATTGCGTTGATGCCGGGCCCGGCCGGCGAATTCGTCGGCTCCATCGCCATTAGCGTTATTTTTGCGATCTTCTCGTCATTGTTTCTAGCGTTGACACTGATCCCGACGATCGCCGCCCGGTGGCTGCCGAAGGTCGATCCGAACCAGGATTTCACACATCCAAAGCAAGGTCGGCTGCGACAGATCCATGAAAACGGCCTTCGCGCCGACGGCTTGGCATCCCATTTTCAATCGCTACTTCATTGGCTGTTGCGTCGTCCGTTGCGTGGCATCGCGGTATCAATTATCGCTCCGGTGCTTGGTTTTGCGTTGTTTCCGACTTTGAACGAACAGTTCTTTCCACCGTCGGATCGCAATCAGTTTCATATCACCGTGGAAGGTCCGGCCACCAATTCGCTTTCCCAGACACAGCGAACGGCTGCCGAAATCGACCTGGTTTTGCAGCAGTATGGGATGCAACGCGTCGACTGGTTTTTTGGCGAAAGTGCACCCCAGTTTTATTACAACGTCATTTCCAATCGAAAAGGGACCAGCAATTACGCCCAGGCGTTGGTTACCACAAGGGATGCCGGCGATCCGGTACCGCTGATTCGAAAGTTGCAGAGTGAACTGAGTCGCCGAATCACGTCGTCACGGGTGTTGGTCCGACAATTGGAACAAGGGCCTCCCTTTGATGCTCCGGTGGAGGTGCGCGTCTTTGGCCCCGATCTGCAGACGCTGCGCAATTTGGGCGATCATTACCGACAACTGTTGTCGACCATTCCCGAGGTCACGTATTGTCGGTTGGACATGAACGAAGTCTTGCCGCAAGTGTCCATCGGGGTGGATGGTGAATCGGCACGGTTGGCGGGATTGGAACCCAATCAAATCGCACGGCAACTGTTCAGCAGTTTGGAAGGACGCGTCGGCGGAAGCATTCTGCAGGACAACGAGGAACTGCCGATCGTTGTTCGGGTCAAGGATGCGGATCGAGGATCGTTGAATCGAATCACCAGTATGGATCTGGTGGGCCAGACGCCCGACGGCGCGGTGCGTTTAGTGCCGCTGGACGCGGTGGCCGATGTCACTCTGAATCCGGAAACGGCAGCCATTCCACGGTTGAATCGTCGGCGAATGAACGAAGTCGCCGCGTTCGTTCAAGCTGGTGTCTTGCCCAGCGTCGTGCAAGCACAGATCGAGCAACTGATTGCCGAAAGCGACGTGCCGTTACCGCGTGGATATCGAATCGAATACGGGGGCGAAGCGTCCAAGCGTGATGACGCGGTGGGGAATTTGTTTTCGACCGTTGGCGTGCTGGCGGTGTTGATGGCAGCGACGTTGGTGATGTCCTTCGGCTCGTTCCGATTGGCTGCAATCATTGCGTCCGTTGCCGCACTGTCGATCGGATTAGGACTGGGAGCTTTGGAGATTGCCGGTTATCCGTTTGGGTTCATGGCAATCATCGGAACCATGGGGCTGATCGGTGTGGCAATCAATGATTCGATCGTGGTGTTGGCGGCCATCGGCGCCAACGATCGCGCGGCCGGTGGCGACATCGATGCCATTGTGCACGAAGTGATGCATTGTTCGCGGCACGTCGTGGCGACGACGTTCACGACGATGGTGGGGTTTGCACCACTGATTCTGGATGGCGGCCGGTTCTGGCCGCCGATGGCTGTATGCATCGCTGGTGGCGTCGCGGGGGCAACACTGTTGGCCTTGGTGTTGGTGCCGTCGGCCTACCGTTTGGTGTCCGTCAAACCAAGCCCCATCGCCGACGCAGAATCCATTCCGATCCCAATGCCGTTGCGAACAGCAGGTACATGA
- a CDS encoding glutamine amidotransferase: MTRWQIDPLFDSSWLALLVAVVVALVLLMITPSMSDPRRFRTLLGLRSLAAGCLLLVLLGPSWVRVDQQPSESSLVIAIDTSQSMSLSDGDAASRWDIQRSVVQSLTDQLETVSERLQIIPLTYASTAETENSDPATLIDQSSPVGRRTDLASPIRWTLQSANRQSIEGLILIGDGANTVGPETTSAGGGALSADQAASVMDSIGLPLWTIPIGPASQNDQRRDVAVSGLPESFRLFAGTQFDLRFELESRGLAGTEIPIRLRWIDSQGSETDAAVRRIVSESAISRTPVQIAVDTPAPGSYRLEVQADVMPGETVRPNNTQVAFVDVMPGGGRIYYLEGQPREEQQFLRRALRFPDLDLDYQWIPADSRSRWPVSLGDDLTADSHDVFIIGDLEASAVGDQQWQSLADAVASGSGLVMLGGMEALSAGGYQDTPLAGVLPVDLSRIGNADIPGPLTLRPSIRHPITMIDTPRQTTWAQLPPLNGASNLGAPRSAPGVQTLLESTDGNPLLVVGEYGRGRVAVLGIDETFRWHRYGFQNFHRRFWRQLVLWLLARDGDSGEEIQLNMTARRFSDDAPAGFTAIIPPPLSPRDDWTVQAVADDGSVTPLTFDRQSSQDDGRLRLEGQLPTSLAAGIYQLRVTGGSTSEPTKDTSLGFEVLQDIAELSRSSADPVLMRQLAGLTRQSGGQSFGVDQTDELVDLIRRSQQRNVATIVQKNRLGDGPISGWIMYLLFATALGSEWILRRRWGLV; the protein is encoded by the coding sequence ATGACGCGGTGGCAAATCGATCCGCTGTTTGATTCATCCTGGCTAGCGTTGCTGGTGGCCGTCGTGGTGGCCCTTGTGCTGCTGATGATCACACCGTCAATGAGTGACCCGCGTCGTTTTCGAACACTTTTGGGGCTTCGGTCACTGGCGGCAGGCTGTTTGTTGCTGGTCCTGTTGGGGCCGTCATGGGTCCGCGTCGACCAACAACCATCAGAATCATCACTGGTGATTGCAATAGACACGTCGCAAAGCATGTCGCTTTCCGACGGAGATGCCGCCAGTCGCTGGGACATCCAACGTAGCGTGGTCCAATCACTGACCGACCAATTGGAAACGGTTTCTGAACGATTGCAGATCATTCCGCTGACGTACGCATCCACGGCGGAAACGGAGAACAGCGATCCTGCAACGCTGATCGACCAGTCGTCTCCGGTGGGCCGCCGGACGGATCTGGCGTCGCCGATCCGCTGGACGCTGCAAAGTGCCAATCGCCAATCGATCGAAGGATTGATTCTGATCGGCGACGGCGCGAACACCGTTGGGCCTGAAACGACATCCGCCGGCGGCGGCGCATTGTCGGCGGATCAGGCGGCATCGGTGATGGATTCCATCGGATTGCCGCTGTGGACAATCCCGATCGGACCGGCCAGCCAGAATGATCAGCGGCGCGACGTCGCGGTGTCGGGATTGCCCGAAAGTTTTCGACTGTTCGCGGGAACCCAATTTGACTTGCGTTTCGAATTGGAAAGCCGTGGATTGGCCGGTACCGAAATTCCGATTCGCCTGCGCTGGATCGATTCACAGGGTAGCGAGACGGATGCGGCAGTCCGACGTATTGTTAGCGAATCCGCCATCAGCCGAACTCCGGTGCAAATCGCTGTCGACACGCCCGCCCCGGGCAGCTATCGCCTGGAAGTTCAAGCCGACGTCATGCCTGGCGAAACCGTCCGGCCCAACAACACGCAAGTGGCCTTTGTCGACGTGATGCCGGGCGGTGGCCGGATTTATTATCTGGAAGGCCAGCCCAGAGAAGAACAACAGTTTCTGCGTCGTGCGTTGCGTTTCCCCGACTTGGATTTGGATTACCAATGGATTCCCGCGGACAGCCGATCACGCTGGCCGGTTTCGTTGGGCGATGATTTGACGGCCGACAGCCACGACGTGTTCATCATCGGCGATTTGGAAGCATCCGCTGTTGGCGATCAACAGTGGCAATCGCTGGCCGACGCGGTGGCAAGCGGCTCAGGTCTGGTCATGCTCGGTGGCATGGAAGCGTTGTCGGCCGGCGGCTATCAAGACACGCCGCTGGCCGGCGTTTTGCCGGTGGATCTTTCGCGAATCGGCAACGCCGATATTCCAGGACCTCTGACACTGCGGCCTAGCATCCGCCACCCGATCACCATGATCGACACTCCCCGGCAAACGACTTGGGCACAACTGCCCCCGTTGAACGGGGCCAGTAATCTGGGCGCACCAAGATCGGCACCGGGGGTGCAAACCTTGCTGGAATCCACCGACGGAAACCCACTCTTGGTCGTCGGGGAATATGGGCGAGGCAGAGTCGCCGTCTTGGGAATCGATGAAACGTTTCGTTGGCATCGCTATGGGTTCCAAAATTTCCACCGGCGATTCTGGCGTCAACTGGTTCTGTGGCTGCTGGCTCGTGACGGAGATTCCGGCGAAGAAATCCAGCTGAACATGACCGCCCGCCGTTTCTCCGACGATGCACCGGCGGGATTCACGGCCATCATTCCGCCACCTCTGTCGCCCCGTGACGACTGGACCGTTCAAGCCGTGGCCGATGATGGATCGGTCACCCCCTTAACCTTTGACCGTCAATCTTCGCAGGACGATGGGCGTTTGCGATTGGAAGGTCAATTGCCGACTTCGCTGGCCGCGGGGATCTATCAGTTGCGTGTGACCGGAGGTTCGACTTCGGAACCGACCAAAGACACGTCGCTGGGTTTTGAAGTCTTGCAAGACATTGCCGAACTGTCTCGGTCATCCGCTGACCCCGTGCTGATGCGACAACTGGCAGGGCTGACCCGACAAAGCGGCGGGCAATCCTTCGGCGTCGACCAAACCGATGAATTGGTCGACCTGATCCGCCGAAGCCAACAACGCAACGTGGCCACGATTGTCCAGAAGAACCGCCTGGGCGATGGCCCGATCAGCGGCTGGATCATGTACCTGCTGTTCGCAACGGCATTGGGATCGGAATGGATTCTGCGTCGGCGATGGGGCTTGGTTTGA